A portion of the Esox lucius isolate fEsoLuc1 chromosome 20, fEsoLuc1.pri, whole genome shotgun sequence genome contains these proteins:
- the LOC105027444 gene encoding zinc finger protein 271-like isoform X2, with amino-acid sequence MTSVKKEDCSQTLKLNVMKNEENGDSIKNEEIHEVKAFPTSGGKQLEDCEAKGLFHCPQCDFVFLSVSNFKRHLNIHGERPYSCSECGKCFITSSNLTRHQKVHTGEKLFSCSDCGKSFSHFSNLKHHQKIHTGEKPYSCSDCGRCFTTTADLTIHQRVHTGEKPFSCTVCCKSFSQLVSLKVHQRTHTGEKPYSCSDCGNYFSQLSSLNVHQRIHTGVKPYSCTDCGKCLISSSALIIHQRIHTGERPYSCFDCGKRFITSSDRTSHQRVHTGHKPYSCSDCEKGFSQFSHLKLHQRTHTGEKPYLCFDCGKAFSQLNSLKLHQRIHKGEKSYACSVCGIIFITSSDLTSHQRVHTGEKPYSCSDCGKSFSQLSNLKRHQRIHTGDKSFPCSDCGKSFITSSDLTSHRRVHTGEKPYLCSNCGKCFSQLSNLKRHQLIH; translated from the coding sequence AAGAGATTCATGAGGTGAAGGCATTTCCTACATCTGGAGGGAAACAACTAGAAGACTGCGAAGCTAAGGGATTATTCCACTGCCCccaatgtgattttgttttcttatCAGTATCAAACTTCAAAAGACACCTTAACATACATGGAGAGaggccttactcctgttctgaatgtgggaagtgtttcattacatcatctAACCTCACTAGACATCAGAAAGTGCACACCGGAGAGAAACTattctcctgttctgactgtggaaagagtttctCTCATTTCAGTAACCTCAAACATCACCAGAAGATACATACTGGAGAaaaaccttactcctgttctgactgtggaagaTGTTTTACAACAACAGCTGACCTCACTATTCATCAGAGagtacacacaggagagaagccatttTCATGTACTGTCTGTTGTAAGAGTTTTTCTCAGTTAGTTAGCCtcaaagttcaccagcgcacacatacaggagagaaaccttattcctgttctgactgtggaaattatttttctCAGCTAAGTAGCCTTAATGTTCACCAGCGCATCCATACTGGAGTAAAACCATACTCTTGTACTGATTGTGGGAAATGTTTAATTTCATCATCAGCTCTAATTATTCATCAGAGAATACACACAGGGGAAAGACCTTATTCCTGCTTTGACTGTGGGAAACGTTTCATTACATCATCCGATCGTACTAGTCaccagagagtgcacacaggtcataagccttactcctgttctgactgtgagaAGGGTTTCTCTCAGTTTAGTCACCTCAAACTTCACCAGCGCACACACACTGGCGAGAAGCCTTacctttgttttgactgtgggaaAGCTTTCTCTCAATTGAACAGCCTCAAACTTCACCAGCGTATACATAAAGGAGAGAAATCTTATGCCTGTTCTGTCTGtggaattatttttattacatcATCAGATCTCACTAGTCaccagagagtgcacacaggtgagaaaccatactcctgttctgactgtgggaaaagtttCTCTCAGTTAAGTAACCTTAAACGTCATCAGCGGATACATACTGGAGATAAATCTTTcccctgttctgactgtgggaagagtttcattACATCTTCTGATCTTACCAGTCACAGGAGAgttcacacaggtgagaagccttatcTCTGTTCTAACTGTGGGAAGTGCTTCTCTCAGTTAAGTAACCTCAAACGACACCAGCTGATACACTAA